Proteins encoded in a region of the Oscillospiraceae bacterium MB24-C1 genome:
- a CDS encoding spore maturation protein A — MMTAIFCVMLLGGIVFGALTGRMPQVSDALLKESGRAIELILSLAGNFCLWGGIMRIAEESKLTTALAHLASPVTCRLFKGLRPQGKAMRAISMNMVANLLGLGNAATPLGITAMKAMEEEERANGTATDNMVLFVAMNTASLQLLPTTTAMLRSAAGSRAPLDILPAVWVASAVSVLSGIIAAKLLSNRRNRS; from the coding sequence ATGATGACTGCTATTTTCTGCGTAATGCTGCTTGGTGGGATTGTTTTTGGCGCGCTCACCGGCAGAATGCCGCAGGTATCTGATGCACTACTTAAAGAAAGCGGCCGCGCCATCGAGCTGATATTGTCGCTGGCAGGGAATTTTTGCCTTTGGGGTGGCATTATGCGTATTGCAGAGGAATCCAAGCTAACCACCGCGCTGGCGCATTTGGCGTCGCCGGTAACCTGCCGACTATTCAAAGGGCTTCGCCCACAAGGTAAGGCCATGCGTGCAATTTCGATGAACATGGTCGCAAACCTGCTCGGACTGGGTAACGCCGCTACGCCACTGGGCATCACCGCCATGAAAGCCATGGAAGAAGAAGAACGCGCCAATGGTACAGCCACTGATAACATGGTGCTTTTTGTGGCTATGAATACGGCATCGCTTCAACTGCTGCCTACCACCACCGCCATGTTGCGGTCTGCTGCAGGTAGCAGAGCGCCGCTGGACATTTTGCCAGCCGTCTGGGTGGCGTCCGCTGTTTCGGTTCTATCTGGCATTATAGCCGCCAAACTGCTGTCCAACAGGAGAAATCGCTCATGA